A region of Labeo rohita strain BAU-BD-2019 chromosome 2, IGBB_LRoh.1.0, whole genome shotgun sequence DNA encodes the following proteins:
- the lrrc53 gene encoding uncharacterized protein lrrc53 isoform X3, giving the protein MDTHFAALCVFQLSLLCPSSCVVCSEDVIICHKLLNIIDAPGSTKALMLTDGLIDSVDNMVLSELSNMSVLALSNNAISSIMENAFQNLSFLTTLLLDHNRISSQSLDSSTFFWLHRLETLELGNNDLIDIDGSWFQSSRALKTLQLEGNRLTCLNSTTFAHADLRNLETLDLSNNLIGYLGHDSFRGLPHLRRLDLSRNHLRSAPNAFSYLSWLSVLNLDLNHWSCTCELKELALFLRSFIQVPEKVLYNGHRMVCVNADNATVQAVLELTDANCVPPNRNITVEVVAKSNNTFQQYIRNVAIAIVFSFLGGVGITLGMIAIAYHKLSKKFELVQGENKAMERKTFSPESTQWNFCEGKDTLSMSHALCNSNYKSHQPWDREDSPYLGSDTMENHFTCHKCSPTALGVGKHKRQIVPHRANHVGEQLTNRQREGNNKYSMLQQRIKVTSRQRHNDSEADIPNSNLGHQGTSSQHCGGSNNISAVRIRQLALSNHLSAFQRGTFRTPDQIHNEITQGNHSLSKHRAEDLDVQPIYQTISCLHCHQTYEYRQAGSSNQNFQFANHSQNAVQNGAQIYNAMLCRDILGYDKSNAGRNGESQNSELGFKLASQRSVTFDLSGREGHVITTTADRHKKESRMKDSETSAQKSPRKLGKTKSSTQGHLKTQKARGQAKRTLKVKLNLNPLRKSRVHPKSIDEEDNEEDKMYKKANKEKLKSKKDKKERLQINKTSKKSKDNTECSGREKVEINAMQDTSKTKCSKKENKELNCMSRDTDDVTKEEGQSYISIQGETLLDTAFSSRTEPQMASTLPLTLSLALPDDHNSLTVPSHPDVLDAGDTQQLSNLNIILSEPTVPRDAVDQSISSDLMSSAAPVIQEYVSSAEGSPKRKLRLILPEKTTNRPQTALDKKIR; this is encoded by the exons ATGGATACACATTTTGCTGCTCTATGTGTG TTTCAGCTGTCGTTACTTTGCCCTTCTTCTTGTGTGGTGTGTTCTGAAGATGTCATCATCTGTCATAAACTCTTAAACATCAttg ATGCACCAGGCTCTACTAAAGCTTTGATGCTCACTGATGGACTCATTGATTCTGTGGACAACATGGTCCTCTCTGAATTGTCCAACATGAGTGTTCTGGCACTCAGCAACAATGCCATTTCCAGCATCATGGAGAATGCTTTTCAGAACCTCTCTTTTCTAACAACACTGTTGCTGGACCACAACCGCATCTCCAGCCAATCCCTGGACAGCTCCACGTTCTTCTGGCTCCACAGATTGGAGACTCTCGAGCTTGGAAATAACGATCTAATCGACATTGACGGTTCCTGGTTCCAAAGCTCTAGAGCTTTAAAAACGCTTCAACTAGAGGGGAACCGCCTTACTTGCTTGAACTCCACCACCTTTGCCCACGCTGACCTGAGGAACCTGGAAACATTGGACTTGTCCAACAACCTCATTGGGTACTTAGGACATGATAGCTTCCGAGGACTTCCTCATCTCCGCAGACTCGATCTGTCCCGCAATCATCTACGCAGTGCTCCAAATGCGTTCTCCTATCTGTCATGGCTCTCAGTGCTAAACCTTGATTTGAACCACTGGAGCTGTACTTGTGAGTTGAAAGAGCTGGCCTTGTTTCTTAGGAGCTTCATTCAGGTTCCTGAAAAAGTCTTGTACAATGGGCACAGGATGGTGTGTGTGAATGCAGATAACGCAACTGTGCAGGCTGTGCTGGAGTTAACTGATGCTAACTGTGTCCCACCAAACAGGAATATAACAGTGGAAGTTGTGGCTAAAAGTAATAACACTTTTCAGCAATATATTAGAAATGTTGCAATTGccattgtattttcatttttgg GTGGGGTTGGGATCACCCTGGGAATGATTGCCATTGCATACCACAAACTCAGTAAGAAATTTGAACTAGTGCAGGGGGAAAATAAAGCTATGGAAAGAAAAACGTTTAGCCCAGAATCAACCCAGTGGAATTTCTGCGAAGGCAAGGACACTCTATCTATGAGCCATGCACTGTGCAACAGCAACTACAAATCCCATCAGCCCTGGGACAGAGAAGACTCTCCTTATCTGGGATCAGACACAATGGAGAATCATTTCACCTGCCACAAGTGCAGTCCTACAGCACTTGGGGTAGGAAAGCACAAAAGACAGATTGTCCCGCACAGAGCCAATCATGTAGGTGAACAGCTGACTAATCGCCAACGTGAAGGGAATAATAAATATTCCATGTTGCAACAAAGGATCAAAG TCACAAGTCGACAAAGACATAATGACAGCGAGGCAGACATTCCAAACAGCAATCTGGGCCATCAGGGTACTTCTTCCCAACATTGTGGGGGATCAAACAACATCTCAGCTGTCAGAATACGGCAGCTGGCCCTCAGTAATCATTTATCAGCCTTCCAGAGAGGCACGTTCAGAACCCCAGACCAAATCCACAATGAAATAACTCAAGGAAATCATTCACTGTCAAAGCACCGGGCTGAGGACCTTGATGTTCAACCAATTTACCAAACCATCAGCTGTCTGCACTGTCATCAAACTTATGAATACAGACAAGCTGGGAGTAGTAACCAGAACTTTCAGTTTGCAAATCACTCACAGAACGCAGTTCAAAATGGAGCACAAATCTACAACGCCATGCTATGTAGAGACATCTTGGGTTATGACAAGTCAAACGCTGGGAGAAATGGTGAGAGTCAAAATAGTGAGCTGGGCTTTAAGCTAGCTTCTCAAAGAAGCGTTACTTTTGATCTATCTGGGAGAGAGGGACATGTCATCACCACAACGGCTGACAGACACAAAAAGGAAAGCAGGATGAAGGACTCTGAAACATCTGCACAGAAAAGCCCCCGAAAACTGGGTAAGACTAAGAGCAGCACACAAGGACACTTAAAAACCCAGAAAGCCAGAGGACAAGCAAAGAGGACACtgaaagttaaattaaatttaaacccCCTTCGAAAAAGCAGAGTTCATCCAAAGTCCATTGACGAAGAAGATAACGAAGAAGACAAGATGTACAAAAAGGCCAATAAGGAAAAATTGAAAagcaaaaaggacaaaaaagagagattacaaataaacaaaactagcaaaaaatcaaaagataACACTGAATGCTCAGGAAGAGAGAAAGTGGAAATTAATGCTATGCAAGACACCTCTAAGACGAAGTgttctaaaaaagaaaataaggaaTTAAACTGCATGTCTAGAGATACAGATGATGTCACTAAAGAAGAAGGTCAAAGTTATATTTCCATCCAGGGAGAAACTCTATTAGACACTGCCTTCAGCAGTAGAACTGAACCTCAAATGGCATCAACACTCCCACTAACACTCAGTTTAGCTCTTCCAGATGATCACAACAGTCTTACAGTTCCATCACATCCTGACGTTCTGGATGCCGGCGACACTCAGCAGCTATCCaatctaaatattatattgagtgAACCCACTGTTCCACGGGATGCTGTGGATCAGTCCATCAGTTCAGACCTGATGAGCTCTGCTGCACCTGTCATCCAAGAATATGTATCTTCAGCTGAGGGCTCACCAAAGAGAAAGTTAAGACTAATTTTACCTGAAAAAACAACCAACAGGCCACAAACAGCACTTGATAAGAAAATCAGATAG
- the lrrc53 gene encoding uncharacterized protein lrrc53 isoform X4, producing MLTDGLIDSVDNMVLSELSNMSVLALSNNAISSIMENAFQNLSFLTTLLLDHNRISSQSLDSSTFFWLHRLETLELGNNDLIDIDGSWFQSSRALKTLQLEGNRLTCLNSTTFAHADLRNLETLDLSNNLIGYLGHDSFRGLPHLRRLDLSRNHLRSAPNAFSYLSWLSVLNLDLNHWSCTCELKELALFLRSFIQVPEKVLYNGHRMVCVNADNATVQAVLELTDANCVPPNRNITVEVVAKSNNTFQQYIRNVAIAIVFSFLGGVGITLGMIAIAYHKLSKKFELVQGENKAMERKTFSPESTQWNFCEGKDTLSMSHALCNSNYKSHQPWDREDSPYLGSDTMENHFTCHKCSPTALGVGKHKRQIVPHRANHVGEQLTNRQREGNNKYSMLQQRIKVTSRQRHNDSEADIPNSNLGHQGTSSQHCGGSNNISAVRIRQLALSNHLSAFQRGTFRTPDQIHNEITQGNHSLSKHRAEDLDVQPIYQTISCLHCHQTYEYRQAGSSNQNFQFANHSQNAVQNGAQIYNAMLCRDILGYDKSNAGRNGESQNSELGFKLASQRSVTFDLSGREGHVITTTADRHKKESRMKDSETSAQKSPRKLGKTKSSTQGHLKTQKARGQAKRTLKVKLNLNPLRKSRVHPKSIDEEDNEEDKMYKKANKEKLKSKKDKKERLQINKTSKKSKDNTECSGREKVEINAMQDTSKTKCSKKENKELNCMSRDTDDVTKEEGQSYISIQGETLLDTAFSSRTEPQMASTLPLTLSLALPDDHNSLTVPSHPDVLDAGDTQQLSNLNIILSEPTVPRDAVDQSISSDLMSSAAPVIQEYVSSAEGSPKRKLRLILPEKTTNRPQTALDKKIR from the exons ATGCTCACTGATGGACTCATTGATTCTGTGGACAACATGGTCCTCTCTGAATTGTCCAACATGAGTGTTCTGGCACTCAGCAACAATGCCATTTCCAGCATCATGGAGAATGCTTTTCAGAACCTCTCTTTTCTAACAACACTGTTGCTGGACCACAACCGCATCTCCAGCCAATCCCTGGACAGCTCCACGTTCTTCTGGCTCCACAGATTGGAGACTCTCGAGCTTGGAAATAACGATCTAATCGACATTGACGGTTCCTGGTTCCAAAGCTCTAGAGCTTTAAAAACGCTTCAACTAGAGGGGAACCGCCTTACTTGCTTGAACTCCACCACCTTTGCCCACGCTGACCTGAGGAACCTGGAAACATTGGACTTGTCCAACAACCTCATTGGGTACTTAGGACATGATAGCTTCCGAGGACTTCCTCATCTCCGCAGACTCGATCTGTCCCGCAATCATCTACGCAGTGCTCCAAATGCGTTCTCCTATCTGTCATGGCTCTCAGTGCTAAACCTTGATTTGAACCACTGGAGCTGTACTTGTGAGTTGAAAGAGCTGGCCTTGTTTCTTAGGAGCTTCATTCAGGTTCCTGAAAAAGTCTTGTACAATGGGCACAGGATGGTGTGTGTGAATGCAGATAACGCAACTGTGCAGGCTGTGCTGGAGTTAACTGATGCTAACTGTGTCCCACCAAACAGGAATATAACAGTGGAAGTTGTGGCTAAAAGTAATAACACTTTTCAGCAATATATTAGAAATGTTGCAATTGccattgtattttcatttttgg GTGGGGTTGGGATCACCCTGGGAATGATTGCCATTGCATACCACAAACTCAGTAAGAAATTTGAACTAGTGCAGGGGGAAAATAAAGCTATGGAAAGAAAAACGTTTAGCCCAGAATCAACCCAGTGGAATTTCTGCGAAGGCAAGGACACTCTATCTATGAGCCATGCACTGTGCAACAGCAACTACAAATCCCATCAGCCCTGGGACAGAGAAGACTCTCCTTATCTGGGATCAGACACAATGGAGAATCATTTCACCTGCCACAAGTGCAGTCCTACAGCACTTGGGGTAGGAAAGCACAAAAGACAGATTGTCCCGCACAGAGCCAATCATGTAGGTGAACAGCTGACTAATCGCCAACGTGAAGGGAATAATAAATATTCCATGTTGCAACAAAGGATCAAAG TCACAAGTCGACAAAGACATAATGACAGCGAGGCAGACATTCCAAACAGCAATCTGGGCCATCAGGGTACTTCTTCCCAACATTGTGGGGGATCAAACAACATCTCAGCTGTCAGAATACGGCAGCTGGCCCTCAGTAATCATTTATCAGCCTTCCAGAGAGGCACGTTCAGAACCCCAGACCAAATCCACAATGAAATAACTCAAGGAAATCATTCACTGTCAAAGCACCGGGCTGAGGACCTTGATGTTCAACCAATTTACCAAACCATCAGCTGTCTGCACTGTCATCAAACTTATGAATACAGACAAGCTGGGAGTAGTAACCAGAACTTTCAGTTTGCAAATCACTCACAGAACGCAGTTCAAAATGGAGCACAAATCTACAACGCCATGCTATGTAGAGACATCTTGGGTTATGACAAGTCAAACGCTGGGAGAAATGGTGAGAGTCAAAATAGTGAGCTGGGCTTTAAGCTAGCTTCTCAAAGAAGCGTTACTTTTGATCTATCTGGGAGAGAGGGACATGTCATCACCACAACGGCTGACAGACACAAAAAGGAAAGCAGGATGAAGGACTCTGAAACATCTGCACAGAAAAGCCCCCGAAAACTGGGTAAGACTAAGAGCAGCACACAAGGACACTTAAAAACCCAGAAAGCCAGAGGACAAGCAAAGAGGACACtgaaagttaaattaaatttaaacccCCTTCGAAAAAGCAGAGTTCATCCAAAGTCCATTGACGAAGAAGATAACGAAGAAGACAAGATGTACAAAAAGGCCAATAAGGAAAAATTGAAAagcaaaaaggacaaaaaagagagattacaaataaacaaaactagcaaaaaatcaaaagataACACTGAATGCTCAGGAAGAGAGAAAGTGGAAATTAATGCTATGCAAGACACCTCTAAGACGAAGTgttctaaaaaagaaaataaggaaTTAAACTGCATGTCTAGAGATACAGATGATGTCACTAAAGAAGAAGGTCAAAGTTATATTTCCATCCAGGGAGAAACTCTATTAGACACTGCCTTCAGCAGTAGAACTGAACCTCAAATGGCATCAACACTCCCACTAACACTCAGTTTAGCTCTTCCAGATGATCACAACAGTCTTACAGTTCCATCACATCCTGACGTTCTGGATGCCGGCGACACTCAGCAGCTATCCaatctaaatattatattgagtgAACCCACTGTTCCACGGGATGCTGTGGATCAGTCCATCAGTTCAGACCTGATGAGCTCTGCTGCACCTGTCATCCAAGAATATGTATCTTCAGCTGAGGGCTCACCAAAGAGAAAGTTAAGACTAATTTTACCTGAAAAAACAACCAACAGGCCACAAACAGCACTTGATAAGAAAATCAGATAG
- the lrrc53 gene encoding uncharacterized protein lrrc53 isoform X2, with amino-acid sequence MCGVCILLMVTITQFQLSLLCPSSCVVCSEDVIICHKLLNIIDAPGSTKALMLTDGLIDSVDNMVLSELSNMSVLALSNNAISSIMENAFQNLSFLTTLLLDHNRISSQSLDSSTFFWLHRLETLELGNNDLIDIDGSWFQSSRALKTLQLEGNRLTCLNSTTFAHADLRNLETLDLSNNLIGYLGHDSFRGLPHLRRLDLSRNHLRSAPNAFSYLSWLSVLNLDLNHWSCTCELKELALFLRSFIQVPEKVLYNGHRMVCVNADNATVQAVLELTDANCVPPNRNITVEVVAKSNNTFQQYIRNVAIAIVFSFLGGVGITLGMIAIAYHKLSKKFELVQGENKAMERKTFSPESTQWNFCEGKDTLSMSHALCNSNYKSHQPWDREDSPYLGSDTMENHFTCHKCSPTALGVGKHKRQIVPHRANHVGEQLTNRQREGNNKYSMLQQRIKVTSRQRHNDSEADIPNSNLGHQGTSSQHCGGSNNISAVRIRQLALSNHLSAFQRGTFRTPDQIHNEITQGNHSLSKHRAEDLDVQPIYQTISCLHCHQTYEYRQAGSSNQNFQFANHSQNAVQNGAQIYNAMLCRDILGYDKSNAGRNGESQNSELGFKLASQRSVTFDLSGREGHVITTTADRHKKESRMKDSETSAQKSPRKLGKTKSSTQGHLKTQKARGQAKRTLKVKLNLNPLRKSRVHPKSIDEEDNEEDKMYKKANKEKLKSKKDKKERLQINKTSKKSKDNTECSGREKVEINAMQDTSKTKCSKKENKELNCMSRDTDDVTKEEGQSYISIQGETLLDTAFSSRTEPQMASTLPLTLSLALPDDHNSLTVPSHPDVLDAGDTQQLSNLNIILSEPTVPRDAVDQSISSDLMSSAAPVIQEYVSSAEGSPKRKLRLILPEKTTNRPQTALDKKIR; translated from the exons ATGTGTG GTGTCTGTATTCTACTGATGGTGACAATCACTCAGTTTCAGCTGTCGTTACTTTGCCCTTCTTCTTGTGTGGTGTGTTCTGAAGATGTCATCATCTGTCATAAACTCTTAAACATCAttg ATGCACCAGGCTCTACTAAAGCTTTGATGCTCACTGATGGACTCATTGATTCTGTGGACAACATGGTCCTCTCTGAATTGTCCAACATGAGTGTTCTGGCACTCAGCAACAATGCCATTTCCAGCATCATGGAGAATGCTTTTCAGAACCTCTCTTTTCTAACAACACTGTTGCTGGACCACAACCGCATCTCCAGCCAATCCCTGGACAGCTCCACGTTCTTCTGGCTCCACAGATTGGAGACTCTCGAGCTTGGAAATAACGATCTAATCGACATTGACGGTTCCTGGTTCCAAAGCTCTAGAGCTTTAAAAACGCTTCAACTAGAGGGGAACCGCCTTACTTGCTTGAACTCCACCACCTTTGCCCACGCTGACCTGAGGAACCTGGAAACATTGGACTTGTCCAACAACCTCATTGGGTACTTAGGACATGATAGCTTCCGAGGACTTCCTCATCTCCGCAGACTCGATCTGTCCCGCAATCATCTACGCAGTGCTCCAAATGCGTTCTCCTATCTGTCATGGCTCTCAGTGCTAAACCTTGATTTGAACCACTGGAGCTGTACTTGTGAGTTGAAAGAGCTGGCCTTGTTTCTTAGGAGCTTCATTCAGGTTCCTGAAAAAGTCTTGTACAATGGGCACAGGATGGTGTGTGTGAATGCAGATAACGCAACTGTGCAGGCTGTGCTGGAGTTAACTGATGCTAACTGTGTCCCACCAAACAGGAATATAACAGTGGAAGTTGTGGCTAAAAGTAATAACACTTTTCAGCAATATATTAGAAATGTTGCAATTGccattgtattttcatttttgg GTGGGGTTGGGATCACCCTGGGAATGATTGCCATTGCATACCACAAACTCAGTAAGAAATTTGAACTAGTGCAGGGGGAAAATAAAGCTATGGAAAGAAAAACGTTTAGCCCAGAATCAACCCAGTGGAATTTCTGCGAAGGCAAGGACACTCTATCTATGAGCCATGCACTGTGCAACAGCAACTACAAATCCCATCAGCCCTGGGACAGAGAAGACTCTCCTTATCTGGGATCAGACACAATGGAGAATCATTTCACCTGCCACAAGTGCAGTCCTACAGCACTTGGGGTAGGAAAGCACAAAAGACAGATTGTCCCGCACAGAGCCAATCATGTAGGTGAACAGCTGACTAATCGCCAACGTGAAGGGAATAATAAATATTCCATGTTGCAACAAAGGATCAAAG TCACAAGTCGACAAAGACATAATGACAGCGAGGCAGACATTCCAAACAGCAATCTGGGCCATCAGGGTACTTCTTCCCAACATTGTGGGGGATCAAACAACATCTCAGCTGTCAGAATACGGCAGCTGGCCCTCAGTAATCATTTATCAGCCTTCCAGAGAGGCACGTTCAGAACCCCAGACCAAATCCACAATGAAATAACTCAAGGAAATCATTCACTGTCAAAGCACCGGGCTGAGGACCTTGATGTTCAACCAATTTACCAAACCATCAGCTGTCTGCACTGTCATCAAACTTATGAATACAGACAAGCTGGGAGTAGTAACCAGAACTTTCAGTTTGCAAATCACTCACAGAACGCAGTTCAAAATGGAGCACAAATCTACAACGCCATGCTATGTAGAGACATCTTGGGTTATGACAAGTCAAACGCTGGGAGAAATGGTGAGAGTCAAAATAGTGAGCTGGGCTTTAAGCTAGCTTCTCAAAGAAGCGTTACTTTTGATCTATCTGGGAGAGAGGGACATGTCATCACCACAACGGCTGACAGACACAAAAAGGAAAGCAGGATGAAGGACTCTGAAACATCTGCACAGAAAAGCCCCCGAAAACTGGGTAAGACTAAGAGCAGCACACAAGGACACTTAAAAACCCAGAAAGCCAGAGGACAAGCAAAGAGGACACtgaaagttaaattaaatttaaacccCCTTCGAAAAAGCAGAGTTCATCCAAAGTCCATTGACGAAGAAGATAACGAAGAAGACAAGATGTACAAAAAGGCCAATAAGGAAAAATTGAAAagcaaaaaggacaaaaaagagagattacaaataaacaaaactagcaaaaaatcaaaagataACACTGAATGCTCAGGAAGAGAGAAAGTGGAAATTAATGCTATGCAAGACACCTCTAAGACGAAGTgttctaaaaaagaaaataaggaaTTAAACTGCATGTCTAGAGATACAGATGATGTCACTAAAGAAGAAGGTCAAAGTTATATTTCCATCCAGGGAGAAACTCTATTAGACACTGCCTTCAGCAGTAGAACTGAACCTCAAATGGCATCAACACTCCCACTAACACTCAGTTTAGCTCTTCCAGATGATCACAACAGTCTTACAGTTCCATCACATCCTGACGTTCTGGATGCCGGCGACACTCAGCAGCTATCCaatctaaatattatattgagtgAACCCACTGTTCCACGGGATGCTGTGGATCAGTCCATCAGTTCAGACCTGATGAGCTCTGCTGCACCTGTCATCCAAGAATATGTATCTTCAGCTGAGGGCTCACCAAAGAGAAAGTTAAGACTAATTTTACCTGAAAAAACAACCAACAGGCCACAAACAGCACTTGATAAGAAAATCAGATAG
- the lrrc53 gene encoding uncharacterized protein lrrc53 isoform X1 — translation MRSVCILLMVTITQFQLSLLCPSSCVVCSEDVIICHKLLNIIDAPGSTKALMLTDGLIDSVDNMVLSELSNMSVLALSNNAISSIMENAFQNLSFLTTLLLDHNRISSQSLDSSTFFWLHRLETLELGNNDLIDIDGSWFQSSRALKTLQLEGNRLTCLNSTTFAHADLRNLETLDLSNNLIGYLGHDSFRGLPHLRRLDLSRNHLRSAPNAFSYLSWLSVLNLDLNHWSCTCELKELALFLRSFIQVPEKVLYNGHRMVCVNADNATVQAVLELTDANCVPPNRNITVEVVAKSNNTFQQYIRNVAIAIVFSFLGGVGITLGMIAIAYHKLSKKFELVQGENKAMERKTFSPESTQWNFCEGKDTLSMSHALCNSNYKSHQPWDREDSPYLGSDTMENHFTCHKCSPTALGVGKHKRQIVPHRANHVGEQLTNRQREGNNKYSMLQQRIKVTSRQRHNDSEADIPNSNLGHQGTSSQHCGGSNNISAVRIRQLALSNHLSAFQRGTFRTPDQIHNEITQGNHSLSKHRAEDLDVQPIYQTISCLHCHQTYEYRQAGSSNQNFQFANHSQNAVQNGAQIYNAMLCRDILGYDKSNAGRNGESQNSELGFKLASQRSVTFDLSGREGHVITTTADRHKKESRMKDSETSAQKSPRKLGKTKSSTQGHLKTQKARGQAKRTLKVKLNLNPLRKSRVHPKSIDEEDNEEDKMYKKANKEKLKSKKDKKERLQINKTSKKSKDNTECSGREKVEINAMQDTSKTKCSKKENKELNCMSRDTDDVTKEEGQSYISIQGETLLDTAFSSRTEPQMASTLPLTLSLALPDDHNSLTVPSHPDVLDAGDTQQLSNLNIILSEPTVPRDAVDQSISSDLMSSAAPVIQEYVSSAEGSPKRKLRLILPEKTTNRPQTALDKKIR, via the exons ATGAGAA GTGTCTGTATTCTACTGATGGTGACAATCACTCAGTTTCAGCTGTCGTTACTTTGCCCTTCTTCTTGTGTGGTGTGTTCTGAAGATGTCATCATCTGTCATAAACTCTTAAACATCAttg ATGCACCAGGCTCTACTAAAGCTTTGATGCTCACTGATGGACTCATTGATTCTGTGGACAACATGGTCCTCTCTGAATTGTCCAACATGAGTGTTCTGGCACTCAGCAACAATGCCATTTCCAGCATCATGGAGAATGCTTTTCAGAACCTCTCTTTTCTAACAACACTGTTGCTGGACCACAACCGCATCTCCAGCCAATCCCTGGACAGCTCCACGTTCTTCTGGCTCCACAGATTGGAGACTCTCGAGCTTGGAAATAACGATCTAATCGACATTGACGGTTCCTGGTTCCAAAGCTCTAGAGCTTTAAAAACGCTTCAACTAGAGGGGAACCGCCTTACTTGCTTGAACTCCACCACCTTTGCCCACGCTGACCTGAGGAACCTGGAAACATTGGACTTGTCCAACAACCTCATTGGGTACTTAGGACATGATAGCTTCCGAGGACTTCCTCATCTCCGCAGACTCGATCTGTCCCGCAATCATCTACGCAGTGCTCCAAATGCGTTCTCCTATCTGTCATGGCTCTCAGTGCTAAACCTTGATTTGAACCACTGGAGCTGTACTTGTGAGTTGAAAGAGCTGGCCTTGTTTCTTAGGAGCTTCATTCAGGTTCCTGAAAAAGTCTTGTACAATGGGCACAGGATGGTGTGTGTGAATGCAGATAACGCAACTGTGCAGGCTGTGCTGGAGTTAACTGATGCTAACTGTGTCCCACCAAACAGGAATATAACAGTGGAAGTTGTGGCTAAAAGTAATAACACTTTTCAGCAATATATTAGAAATGTTGCAATTGccattgtattttcatttttgg GTGGGGTTGGGATCACCCTGGGAATGATTGCCATTGCATACCACAAACTCAGTAAGAAATTTGAACTAGTGCAGGGGGAAAATAAAGCTATGGAAAGAAAAACGTTTAGCCCAGAATCAACCCAGTGGAATTTCTGCGAAGGCAAGGACACTCTATCTATGAGCCATGCACTGTGCAACAGCAACTACAAATCCCATCAGCCCTGGGACAGAGAAGACTCTCCTTATCTGGGATCAGACACAATGGAGAATCATTTCACCTGCCACAAGTGCAGTCCTACAGCACTTGGGGTAGGAAAGCACAAAAGACAGATTGTCCCGCACAGAGCCAATCATGTAGGTGAACAGCTGACTAATCGCCAACGTGAAGGGAATAATAAATATTCCATGTTGCAACAAAGGATCAAAG TCACAAGTCGACAAAGACATAATGACAGCGAGGCAGACATTCCAAACAGCAATCTGGGCCATCAGGGTACTTCTTCCCAACATTGTGGGGGATCAAACAACATCTCAGCTGTCAGAATACGGCAGCTGGCCCTCAGTAATCATTTATCAGCCTTCCAGAGAGGCACGTTCAGAACCCCAGACCAAATCCACAATGAAATAACTCAAGGAAATCATTCACTGTCAAAGCACCGGGCTGAGGACCTTGATGTTCAACCAATTTACCAAACCATCAGCTGTCTGCACTGTCATCAAACTTATGAATACAGACAAGCTGGGAGTAGTAACCAGAACTTTCAGTTTGCAAATCACTCACAGAACGCAGTTCAAAATGGAGCACAAATCTACAACGCCATGCTATGTAGAGACATCTTGGGTTATGACAAGTCAAACGCTGGGAGAAATGGTGAGAGTCAAAATAGTGAGCTGGGCTTTAAGCTAGCTTCTCAAAGAAGCGTTACTTTTGATCTATCTGGGAGAGAGGGACATGTCATCACCACAACGGCTGACAGACACAAAAAGGAAAGCAGGATGAAGGACTCTGAAACATCTGCACAGAAAAGCCCCCGAAAACTGGGTAAGACTAAGAGCAGCACACAAGGACACTTAAAAACCCAGAAAGCCAGAGGACAAGCAAAGAGGACACtgaaagttaaattaaatttaaacccCCTTCGAAAAAGCAGAGTTCATCCAAAGTCCATTGACGAAGAAGATAACGAAGAAGACAAGATGTACAAAAAGGCCAATAAGGAAAAATTGAAAagcaaaaaggacaaaaaagagagattacaaataaacaaaactagcaaaaaatcaaaagataACACTGAATGCTCAGGAAGAGAGAAAGTGGAAATTAATGCTATGCAAGACACCTCTAAGACGAAGTgttctaaaaaagaaaataaggaaTTAAACTGCATGTCTAGAGATACAGATGATGTCACTAAAGAAGAAGGTCAAAGTTATATTTCCATCCAGGGAGAAACTCTATTAGACACTGCCTTCAGCAGTAGAACTGAACCTCAAATGGCATCAACACTCCCACTAACACTCAGTTTAGCTCTTCCAGATGATCACAACAGTCTTACAGTTCCATCACATCCTGACGTTCTGGATGCCGGCGACACTCAGCAGCTATCCaatctaaatattatattgagtgAACCCACTGTTCCACGGGATGCTGTGGATCAGTCCATCAGTTCAGACCTGATGAGCTCTGCTGCACCTGTCATCCAAGAATATGTATCTTCAGCTGAGGGCTCACCAAAGAGAAAGTTAAGACTAATTTTACCTGAAAAAACAACCAACAGGCCACAAACAGCACTTGATAAGAAAATCAGATAG